One genomic region from Phocoena sinus isolate mPhoSin1 chromosome 3, mPhoSin1.pri, whole genome shotgun sequence encodes:
- the TMEM171 gene encoding transmembrane protein 171 — MSPAAAAEPDGAQGDRRVTKLIFFLFVIGAILLCVGVLLSIFGFQACQYETLPDCSMVLKISGPACAVIGLGAVVLARSRARLQRSEERLRGNQGASDRAFLCGESRQFVQCLIFGFLFLTSGMLISVLGIWVPGCGSDWVQEPLNETDTADSEPQICGFLSLQILGPLIVLVGLCFFVVAHVKKRNNSNVGQDASESEERQTQNMEPVQVTVGDAVIIFPPPPPPYFPESSVSAATRSPGADRWLPNENPPSYYSIFNYRIPTPEGQGAASERDCESIYTISGTASSSETSHTPCLSSELPPRYEEKETAVPTSLSPSSEPSPP, encoded by the exons ATGTCTCCTGCAGCTGCTGCCGAGCCAGATGGGGCCCAGGGAGACAGGCGTGTCACCAagctcattttcttcctttttgtcatCGGTGCCATCCTGCTGTGTGTGGGAGTCCTGCTCTCCATCTTTGGGTTCCAGGCATGCCAATACGAAACCCTCCCAGACTGTAGCATGGTGCTGAAGATCTCCGGGCCCGCGTGTGCCGTGATTGGGCTGGGGGCTGTGGTCCTGGCCCGCTCCCGGGCACGACTTCAGCGAAGTGAGGAGCGCCTGCGAGGCAACCAGGGGGCCTCCGACCGAGCCTTCCTCTGTGGGGAGAGCCGCCAGTTTGTCCAGTGTCTCATCTTTGGGTTTCTGTTCCTGACGAGTGGTATGCTCATCAGTGTACTGGGCATTTGGGTCCCCGGGTGTGGCTCAGACTGGGTGCAGGAACCGCTGAATGAGACAGACACTGCTGACTCAGAGCCCCAGATCTGTGGATTCCTGtccctgcagatcttgggaccCTTGATTGTGCTTGTGGGATTGTGTTTCTTCGTGGTTGCCCATGTTAAGAAGAGAAACAACTCGAATGTGGGCCAGGATGCTTCTGAAAGTGAAGAGAGACAGACCCAGAACATGGAGCCCGTCCAGGTCACTGTAG GTGATGCCGTGATCATAttcccacctcctccaccacctTACTTTCCTGAGTCTTCAGTTTCTGCAGCTACTCGGAGTCCTGGGGCTGACCGTTGGCTCCCAAATGAAAATCCACCTTCAtattacagtatttttaactatag GATCCCAACTCCTGAGGGCCAAGGCGCAGCCTCTGAGAGAGACTGTGAATCTATATATACTATTTCTGGGACTGCTTCATCCTCTGAGACCTCACACACTCCCTGTCTCTCATCCGAATTGCCTCCCagatatgaagaaaaagaaactgccgTCCCCACATCCTTGTCTCCATCTTCTGAGCCTTCCCCACCATGA